DNA sequence from the Thiobacillus sp. SCUT-2 genome:
GCGCGCGCTGTACATGGACCTGATGGCGCTGCTGTACGAATTGCTGACCAAGATCCGCAAGGAGGGCCTGATGTCGGTCGAGGCCGACGTCGACGCGCCGCAGGACAGCCCGCTGTTCGCCAAGTATCCGGCGGTGATGGCGGACCATCACCTCATCGAGTTTCTCACCGACTACCTGCGCCTGATGGTCAGCGGCAGCATGAACGCATTCGAAATCGAAAACCTGATGGACAACGAGATCGAGACCCATCATCACGAGGGCGAGGTGCCGGTGCACGTCATCGCCAAGCTGGGCGACGCCATGCCCGCGTTCGGCATCGTGGCGGCGGTGATGGGCGTGGTCCACACGATGGAGTCGGTCGGCCTGCCGCCGGCGGAGCTGGGCATCCTGATCGCGCACGCGCTGGTCGGCACCTTCCTCGGCATCCTGCTCGCCTATGGCTTCGTCGGGCCGCTGGCGACCCTGCTCGAGCAGAAGCTGCACGAGTCGACCAAGGTGTTCCAGTGCATCAAGGTGACGCTGCTGGCGAGCATCAACGGCTATGCCCCGGCGATCGCCGTGGAGTTCGGCCGCAAGGTGCTGTTCTCGACCGAGCGGCCGTCCTTCAGCGAGCTGGAAGAGCACGTCAAGGGCGCGAAGTCGCGCTGATCGCCAATCATCCGGCAGCGAGCGGCGTGATCGAGATATGAGCGAGCAGAAAGCCCCCATCGTCATCAAGCGCGTGCGCAAGAAGGCGGGCGGCCACCACGGCGGCGCCTGGAAGATCGCCTACGCCGACTTCGTGACCGCGATGATGGCCTTCTTCCTGCTGATGTGGCTGCTCGGCTCGACCACCAAGGGCGACCTCGAGGGCATCGCGGAATACTTCAAGACGCCGCTCAAGGTCGCCATGCAGGGCGGATCGGGCAGCGGCGACAGCTCCAGCGTCATCAAGGGCGGCGGCACCGACCTGACCCGCAAGAGCGGGCAGATCCAGCGCGGCCAGACCCAGGCGGAAAAGAAGACCTACAACCTCAAGGCCGCCCAGGCCGAGATCGAGCGCATCGAGGCGGCGAAGCTGAGGGACCTGAAGAAGCGCCTCGAGGTCGCGATCGACGCCAACCCGACGCTCAAGCAGTTCAAGCGCCAGCTGCTGATCGACATCACCAGCGAAGGCCTGCGCATCCAGATCGTCGACGAGCAGAACCGGCCGATGTTCAACCTGGCGAGCGCCGAACTGCAGCCCTACACCAAGGTGATCCTGCACGACATCGCCCAGGTCCTGAACGGGGTGGACAACCGCATCAGCCTGTCGGGCCATACCGACGCCACGCCCTACGCCAGCGGCGAGCGCGGCTACAGCAACTGGGAGCTGTCGGCCGACCGCGCCAACGCGTCGCGCCGCGAGCTGATCGCAGGCGGGCTCGCCGAATCGAAGATGCTGCGCGTGGTCGGGCTGGCCTCGTCGGTGCCGTTCAACAACGCGGGGCCCCACGATCCCGTCAACCGGCGCATCAGCATCATCGTGATGAACAAGCGCACCGAGGACGCGATCACCAAGGAGGCCAGCGGCGTCAACGTCGCCGACGCCGACGCGGCGCGCGACGAGCTCGACAAGGCGGGCGCGCCGAAGTAATCCCCCGGCGCCGACGTCTGGCGCGAAATTGCGGGGCAAATCCACCCTTATTCCCCTGATCGTCCGCACCGGACACGTCCAATAATTCAGCCTGAAGAAAGCCCGTCCGGCATCCAGGCGGGGACGGACTCATCAACCAGGCGAATTCAGGGATGGCTGAGGAAAGCGATCAGGAACGGACAGAAGCCCCGTCGCAACAGCGGCTGGAGAAGGCGCGCGAAGAAGGCCAGGTGCCGCAGTCGCGCGAGCTGGCGACGTTCGTCGTGCTGATGGTCGGCGGCGGCGCACTCTGGATGATGGCGAGCGGGCTTGGCCAGGCCATGTCCCGCATCGTCCGCGGCGGCATGCAGTTCGACCCGGCGGTCGGGCGCGACAGCGCCTACGTCATGGCGCAGCTGTCGGACCAGTTCACGCAGGCCGCACTGGCGCTCGCGCCCTTCCTCGGGCTGGTGATGCTGGCGGCCCTGGCCTCGCCGCTGCTGGTGCGCGGCTGGCTGTTCAGCACCAAGGCGCTCGTGCCGAACTTCAAGCGCCTCAATCCGCTCACCGGCTTCAAGCGCATGTTCTCCACCCAGGGCCTGGTCGAGCTGGTCAAGTCGCTCGCCAAGGTGGGCCTGCTGGGCATCGTCGCCGTCTGGCTGATCTGGTCCAACGTCGACGCGATCTTCGCGCTGGGCCTGGAATCGCCGGCCCGCGCCATCCAGCACATGGGCGCGCTGCTCGGCAAGATCTTCCTGCTCGCGTCCGGCGCGATGATCTTCATCGTCGTCCTCGACCTGCCTTACCAGCTCTGGAGCTACTACAACAAGCTCAAGATGACCAAGGAGGAGCTGCGCCAGGAAGCCAAGGAATCCGAAGGCGATCCGCACATCAAGGCCCGCGTCCGCGCCCAGCAGCGCGAGATGGCGCGCCGCCGCATGATGGCCGAGATTCCCACCGCGGACGTCGTGGTGACCAACCCGACCCACTACGCCGTCGCACTGAAGTACACCGAGGGCAAGATGGGCGCCCCGCGCGTCGTCGCCAAGGGCGCCGACGCCGTCGCCGCGAAGATCCGCGAGATCGCGGCCGGGCACCAGGTGCCGCTGCTGGAAGCGCCGCCGCTGGCGCGTGCGCTGTTCCGCCATACCGAGCTCGGCGACGAGATCCCGGCCACCCTGTACGCAGCGGTGGCCGAAGTGCTGGCCTACGTCTTCCAGCTGCGCCACTTCCGCCAGGCCGGCGGCGTCCATCCCGAGGCGCCGACGGCCCTGCCGGTTCCGCCCGAACTCGACCCGCTGCAGTCCGGCATGGGGGCTAGCGCATGAACGGTACGCTGAGTCTTTCGAACATCTTCAACCCCGCCAACGCCCGCACGCTGGCGGCGCCGCTTTTCATCGTCCTCGTGCTGGCGATGCTGGTGCTGCCGCTGCCGCCGTTCGCGCTGGACATGCTGTTCACCTTCAACATCGCGCTGTCGATCATGGTGCTGCTGGTGAGCCTGTCGACCAAGAAGGCGCTCGACTTCGCCGCCTTCCCGACCGTGCTGCTGCTGTCGACGCTGCTGCGCCTGTCGCTCAACGTTGCCTCGACCCGCGTGGTCCTGCTGCACGGCCACACCGGCCCCGACGCAGCGGGCAAGGTGATCGAGGCCTTCGGCCATTTCCTGGTCGGCGGCAACTACACGGTCGGCATCATCGTCTTCGTCATCCTGGTGGTGATCAACTTCGTCGTCATCACCAAGGGCGCGGGCCGGATCGCCGAGGTCAGCGCGCGCTTCACCCTCGACGCCATGCCGGGCAAGCAGATGGCGATCGACGCCGACCTCAACGCCGGCCTGATCGACGAGAACGAGGCGCGCCGGCGCCGGGCCGAGATCGCCCAGGAGTCGGACTTCTACGGCTCGATGGACGGTGCCTCGAAATTCGTGCGCGGCGACGCCATCGCCGGCATCCTGATCCTGCTGATCAACATCGTCGGCGGCCTCGTCATCGGCCTGCTGCAGCACGACCTGTCGCTCGCCGATGCCGCGTCGAACTACACCCTGCTGGCGATCGGCGACGGCCTCGTCGCACAGATTCCCGCGCTGGTCATCTCGATCGCCGCGGGCGCCATCGTCAGCCGCGTCAGCACCGAGGAGGACATCGCCGGCCAGATGCTGTCCAACGTCTTCAGCAAGACGCAGGCGCTCTACATCACCGCCGGCATCCTCGGCCTGATGGGGATGATCCCCGGCATGCCCAACTTCGCCTTCCTGCTGCTGGCCGGCGGCCTCGCCTGGCTGGCCTGGCGGCGCAGCCATCAGCCGCAGCAGGCCGAAGCCGAGGTGGAGGCGCCGCCGGTGGCCGCGGTCGAGTCGCAGGAAGCCACCTGGGAGGACGTCGCCCCGATCGACACGCTGGGGCTGGAAGTCGGCTACCGGCTGATTCCGCTGGTCGACCATTCCGCCGACGGCGAACTGGTGCGCCGCATCAAGGGCATCCGCAAGAAGTTCGCGCGCGAGATCGGCTTCCTGCCGCCGGCGGTGCACATCCGCGACAACCTCGAGATCAACCCGAACAGCTACCGCATCACGCTCAAGGGCGTCGAGATCGGCAGCGGCGAGGTGCGCACCGGCCAGTTCCTCGCGATCGACCCGGGCAACGTCGTCACGGCGCTCCCCGGCATCGCCACCCAGGATCCCGCGTTCGGCCTGCCGGCCGTGTGGATCGACGCCGAGCTGCGCGACCAGGCACAGGCCATGGGCTATACGGTGGTCGACCCCGGTACCGTCGTCGCCACCCATCTCAACCATCTGGTCACGCTGCACGCGGCGGAGCTGCTCGGGCGGCAGGAGACGCAGGCGCTGCTCGACCATCTCGGCAAGAGCGCACCGAAGCTGGTCGAGGACCTGGTGCCCAAGATGCTGTCGCTGTCGGTGGTGCAGAAGGTGCTGCAGAACCTGCTCGTCGAGGGCGTCGCGATCCGCGACATGCGCACCATCATCGACACGCTGCTCGAGCATGGCGGCCGGGTGCAGGATCCCAGCGAACTCACCTCGCTGGTGCGCGTCGCGCTCGGCCGCTCGATCGTCCAGCAGATCTACGGCCCCTCGAGCGAGCTGCCGGTGATCGCGCTCGACCACAATCTCGAGCGCCTGCTGCTGCAGACGCTGCAGGCAGGGCACGACGGCGCCGGCATGGAGCCGGGGCTGGCCGACACCCTGCTGGAGCGGACCCAGGCATCGGCGCAGCGCCAGGAGGCGCTCGGCCATCCCGCGGTGCTGCTGACGCCGGCCGTGCTGCGTCCGCTGCTCGCCCGTTTCCTGCGGCGCACCGTGCCGCAGCTCAAAGTGCTTTCACACGCCGAAGTGCCTGAAGGCAAACAGATCAAAGTGACTTCCCTGGTAGGAGGAGCAGCATGAACGTCAAACGCATCGTCGCCAAAACATCCCGCGAGGCCATGCGCCAGTTGCGCGACACGCTCGGACCGGACGCGGTCATCCTGTCCAACCGCCAGGTCGAGGGCGGCGTCGAGGTGCTGGCGCTGCCGGCCGAGGACATCGCGGCGATGGCGCCGCCGGTCGTCGAAACCCCCGCGCCCGCGCCGGCACGCCCGCGCGAACGCGTGGTCGCCGAGCCGGACGAGCGGGCGGAACCTGCGCCGGCGGTCACGATCAAGCGGCGCCTGATCGAGCGCGTGGCGGTGCCGACCGAGGACAGCGCCCAGCTGGCGCAGAGCGTCATCAGCGAGATCAAGGCGATGCAGGCGCGGCTGGAGAACCAGCTCGCCGACCTCGCGTGGCGCGACCTGCCGGGGCGCGACCCCGCCGGCGCCGGCGTCATGCGCGACATGCTGGCAGCCGGCTTCAGCGCCACGCTCGCCCGCGAGATGCTCGAATCGC
Encoded proteins:
- the flhB gene encoding flagellar biosynthesis protein FlhB, giving the protein MAEESDQERTEAPSQQRLEKAREEGQVPQSRELATFVVLMVGGGALWMMASGLGQAMSRIVRGGMQFDPAVGRDSAYVMAQLSDQFTQAALALAPFLGLVMLAALASPLLVRGWLFSTKALVPNFKRLNPLTGFKRMFSTQGLVELVKSLAKVGLLGIVAVWLIWSNVDAIFALGLESPARAIQHMGALLGKIFLLASGAMIFIVVLDLPYQLWSYYNKLKMTKEELRQEAKESEGDPHIKARVRAQQREMARRRMMAEIPTADVVVTNPTHYAVALKYTEGKMGAPRVVAKGADAVAAKIREIAAGHQVPLLEAPPLARALFRHTELGDEIPATLYAAVAEVLAYVFQLRHFRQAGGVHPEAPTALPVPPELDPLQSGMGASA
- the flhA gene encoding flagellar biosynthesis protein FlhA; the protein is MNGTLSLSNIFNPANARTLAAPLFIVLVLAMLVLPLPPFALDMLFTFNIALSIMVLLVSLSTKKALDFAAFPTVLLLSTLLRLSLNVASTRVVLLHGHTGPDAAGKVIEAFGHFLVGGNYTVGIIVFVILVVINFVVITKGAGRIAEVSARFTLDAMPGKQMAIDADLNAGLIDENEARRRRAEIAQESDFYGSMDGASKFVRGDAIAGILILLINIVGGLVIGLLQHDLSLADAASNYTLLAIGDGLVAQIPALVISIAAGAIVSRVSTEEDIAGQMLSNVFSKTQALYITAGILGLMGMIPGMPNFAFLLLAGGLAWLAWRRSHQPQQAEAEVEAPPVAAVESQEATWEDVAPIDTLGLEVGYRLIPLVDHSADGELVRRIKGIRKKFAREIGFLPPAVHIRDNLEINPNSYRITLKGVEIGSGEVRTGQFLAIDPGNVVTALPGIATQDPAFGLPAVWIDAELRDQAQAMGYTVVDPGTVVATHLNHLVTLHAAELLGRQETQALLDHLGKSAPKLVEDLVPKMLSLSVVQKVLQNLLVEGVAIRDMRTIIDTLLEHGGRVQDPSELTSLVRVALGRSIVQQIYGPSSELPVIALDHNLERLLLQTLQAGHDGAGMEPGLADTLLERTQASAQRQEALGHPAVLLTPAVLRPLLARFLRRTVPQLKVLSHAEVPEGKQIKVTSLVGGAA
- the motB gene encoding flagellar motor protein MotB, which gives rise to MSEQKAPIVIKRVRKKAGGHHGGAWKIAYADFVTAMMAFFLLMWLLGSTTKGDLEGIAEYFKTPLKVAMQGGSGSGDSSSVIKGGGTDLTRKSGQIQRGQTQAEKKTYNLKAAQAEIERIEAAKLRDLKKRLEVAIDANPTLKQFKRQLLIDITSEGLRIQIVDEQNRPMFNLASAELQPYTKVILHDIAQVLNGVDNRISLSGHTDATPYASGERGYSNWELSADRANASRRELIAGGLAESKMLRVVGLASSVPFNNAGPHDPVNRRISIIVMNKRTEDAITKEASGVNVADADAARDELDKAGAPK
- the motA gene encoding flagellar motor stator protein MotA, giving the protein MLVIVGYLVVLASVFGGFALAGGHLAALFQPVELLMIGGAATGAFFVGNNSKAVKATLKALPTVLKGSKYTRALYMDLMALLYELLTKIRKEGLMSVEADVDAPQDSPLFAKYPAVMADHHLIEFLTDYLRLMVSGSMNAFEIENLMDNEIETHHHEGEVPVHVIAKLGDAMPAFGIVAAVMGVVHTMESVGLPPAELGILIAHALVGTFLGILLAYGFVGPLATLLEQKLHESTKVFQCIKVTLLASINGYAPAIAVEFGRKVLFSTERPSFSELEEHVKGAKSR